A single Choristoneura fumiferana chromosome 9, NRCan_CFum_1, whole genome shotgun sequence DNA region contains:
- the LOC141431420 gene encoding heat shock protein 70 B2-like translates to MTAIGIDLGTTYSCVAVLHHGKVEIIANDQGNRTTPSYVAFTDTERLIGDAAKNQVALNPCNTVFDAKRLIGRKYDDPQIEQDIKHWPFRVVNDGGNPKIQVDYKGKSMCFPPEEISSMILTKMKNTAEAYLDTEVKEAVITVPAYFNDSQRQATKDAGAIAGMNIRRIINEPTAAALAYGLDKELKGERNVLIFDLGGGTFDVSILKITEGSHFEVKSTAGDTHLGGEDFDNKLVDFFADEFQRKHKKDLRNNPKSLRRLRTAAERAKRTLSTSTQASIDVDALFEGIDFMSRISRARFEELNSEFFNSTLVQVENALNDAKFDKNAIHDVVLVGGSTRIPKIQSILQNFFNGKKMNLSVNPDEAVAYGAAVQAAILTGAGESKIQDLVLVDVIPLSLGVDVLGGLMSKIIERNTKIPCKKTTEYGTSRDNQITVHFNVFEGERVMANDNNHLGSFTVFNVPPAPRGAEKIEVCFNVNSDSILHVTAKLKSNGKRKHIKIKNDKGRLSQADIQRMLADAKRYKYEDDQERERVNAKNKLENYAYDVKHAIEKAANKMKELDISEIRSKCEETFRWLDDNDTAEPEDFQDELKELKDLCGPVITQINGGPNTKRGDARINIDEID, encoded by the coding sequence atgacagcCATTGGTATAGACCTGGGAACCACGTATTCCTGCGTGGCAGTGCTGCATCATGGCAAGGTGGAAATCATAGCCAACGATCAGGGCAACCGCACCACGCCCTCTTATGTCGCTTTTACTGACACCGAACGCCTTATAGGAGACGCCGCGAAGAACCAAGTGGCCCTCAATCCTTGCAACACTGTCTTCGACGCCAAGCGCCTCATTGGAAGAAAATATGACGACCCTCAGATTGAACAGGACATAAAGCACTGGCCGTTTAGAGTAGTCAACGATGGTGGAAACCCCAAAATACAAGTTGATTACAAAGGGAAGTCAATGTGTTTTCCCCCTGAGGAGATCAGCAGCATGATTTTAACTAAAATGAAGAATACAGCCGAAGCCTACCTGGACACAGAAGTAAAGGAAGCGGTTATTACAGTCCCAGCTTACTTCAATGACTCACAGCGGCAAGCGACCAAAGATGCCGGTGCAATAGCCGGCATGAACATCCGGAGAATTATCAATGAGCCCACTGCAGCAGCTTTAGCTTATGGGTTGGATAAAGAACTGAAAGGAGAAAGAAATGTTCTGATCTTTGACCTGGGCGGGGGCACCTTTGATGTGTCTATACTAAAAATAACAGAAGGTTCACACTTTGAGGTCAAGTCTACTGCCGGTGATACCCACTTAGGAGGAGAAGACTTTGATAATAAACTGGTTGACTTTTTTGCTGATGAGTTCCAGCGAAAACATAAGAAGGATCTACGGAACAACCCAAAATCGCTACGTCGCTTGCGCACTGCAGCTGAAAGGGCTAAACGCACACTCTCCACCAGCACTCAGGCGAGTATTGATGTAGATGCTTTATTTGAAGGTATTGATTTTATGTCCCGAATTTCGCGTGCACGATTCGAAGAGCTTAATTCCGAATTCTTCAATAGCACATTAGTACAAGTAGAAAATGCTCTAAATGATGCTAAGTTTGATAAAAATGCCATCCATGATGTGGTTCTAGTTGGTGGGTCCACCCGTATACCGAAAATTCAAAGTATTCTGCAAAACTTcttcaatggaaaaaaaatgaatttatctGTCAATCCAGACGAAGCAGTGGCTTATGGGGCGGCGGTGCAGGCGGCTATTTTGACTGGAGCAGGTGAATCTAAAATTCAGGATCTTGTTTTAGTTGATGTGATCCCACTTTCTCTCGGCGTTGACGTTCTAGGTGGTTTAATGTCAAAGATAATTGAGCGTAATACTAAAATACCTTGCAAAAAGACTACAGAATACGGAACATCTCGAGACAACCAGATTACTGTACATTTTAACGTCTTTGAAGGAGAACGCGTGATGGCGAATGATAACAACCATCTAGGATCATTTACAGTGTTTAATGTACCACCTGCTCCACGTGGTGCAGAGAAAATTGAAGTCTGCTTCAATGTTAACTCCGACAGCATACTACATGTAACTGCCAAATTGAAAAGCAATGGAAAGAGAAAACACATCAAAATCAAGAATGATAAGGGCCGTTTATCCCAAGCTGATATACAAAGGATGCTGGCTGATGCCAAGAGATATAAATATGAAGATGATCAAGAAAGAGAGAGGGTGAATGCAAAAAATAAGTTGGAAAATTATGCCTACgacgtaaagcatgctattgaGAAAGCGGCAAACAAGATGAAAGAATTAGATATATCTGAAATACGTAGTAAGTGTGAAGAGACATTTCGTTGGCTGGATGATAACGATACGGCCGAGCCGGAAGATTTTCAAGACGAACTGAAAGAGCTGAAAGACCTCTGTGGTCCTGTGATCACGCAGATCAATGGTGGACCAAATACTAAAAGAGGAGATGCTAGAATCAATATTGATGAGATTGATTGA